A region of Moorena producens PAL-8-15-08-1 DNA encodes the following proteins:
- a CDS encoding lysylphosphatidylglycerol synthase transmembrane domain-containing protein, whose protein sequence is MNVAIKRVLSPLKPYLRWAILGGTLFFLAKALKDNWQEVLAIRISTSGWTCLAIAVGVTLVAHTWTGWVWHWILREFDQQPGLGWCIRIYLKVNIAKYLPGNVWHFYGRIWAAKTAGVPLGVATLSVLMEPPMMAVGALLLALISSPLASRIIQLPILFAVLILIHPWCLNPCLQYLAKLTGKKKSIESDEDQIIRVKRYPILPLLGELGFLGLRGSGFLLTLLALSPITPSQLPLLLSGFSVAWLLGLIVPGAPGGVGVFEATAVGLLEHDFAPAVVLSSVALYRLISILSEVSGAALAWLNEPPSDRSSNQDEE, encoded by the coding sequence ATGAATGTAGCGATTAAGCGAGTCCTATCACCCCTAAAACCTTACCTACGCTGGGCAATCTTAGGTGGGACATTATTCTTTTTAGCAAAAGCCTTGAAAGACAACTGGCAAGAAGTGCTAGCGATTCGGATCAGCACTTCTGGATGGACTTGTTTAGCGATCGCTGTTGGCGTGACATTGGTAGCCCACACCTGGACTGGCTGGGTTTGGCATTGGATACTCCGGGAATTCGACCAACAACCAGGGCTTGGATGGTGTATCCGGATCTATCTGAAAGTTAACATTGCCAAATACTTACCAGGTAACGTTTGGCACTTCTATGGTCGGATCTGGGCAGCGAAAACAGCAGGAGTTCCATTGGGAGTAGCTACTCTGAGCGTGTTAATGGAACCTCCCATGATGGCAGTAGGTGCTTTATTGCTGGCTTTGATCAGCTCTCCTTTGGCCAGCCGGATCATTCAACTCCCAATTCTGTTTGCTGTACTGATACTGATTCATCCTTGGTGTTTAAACCCATGCCTACAGTATTTAGCTAAATTAACAGGCAAGAAGAAAAGCATTGAATCAGATGAAGATCAGATTATCCGGGTCAAGCGCTACCCAATCCTACCATTGTTGGGGGAATTGGGCTTTTTGGGATTGCGAGGTTCAGGGTTTTTGCTTACCCTGTTAGCCTTAAGCCCAATCACTCCCAGCCAACTCCCCCTGTTGCTTAGTGGGTTTAGTGTAGCTTGGCTGTTGGGCTTAATTGTCCCAGGGGCACCAGGGGGAGTTGGGGTATTTGAAGCCACTGCAGTGGGTTTACTAGAGCATGACTTTGCTCCGGCAGTGGTGCTGAGTTCGGTTGCCTTGTATCGTTTGATCAGTATTCTATCAGAAGTTAGCGGTGCGGCACTGGCATGGTTAAATGAACCTCCAAGCGATCGCTCTTCTAATCAAGATGAAGAATGA
- a CDS encoding NACHT domain-containing protein, which produces MPENMSDKPSFQNKSNEKALEPEENLVMGLWGKFTSQFHDGKSTSQFQDKYYQSLVYGFRDLKTVVLNTRLSRLSFEQVFVPLRFATKIPGNRPNPWTNSHQSQISQEIWDFIAKIPKRPAYRHLAIIAPPGSGKTTTLQHLTLTYANNAHRQYKAPKLIPILVDLRNSCDRITSEQTPLLAQLVTKQVEEGSLPGLGQSAGLEKPPANWFRDQLENGKCLVMLDGLDEVADPDQRQQVSQWVNQQMQTYPQTAFILTYRHQGYRSILGSQIETVLEVQPFNFNQIQQFIQGWYPQTKISSRGKQLSAQKQVEDLVERIRNNPSIASMASNPLLLTMIATLHACGSILLPERRGELYSKICHVLLEVSSAQNIPRPLTTVQKQSVLQRLALGLMEQETCEFTPSDSQEHLASVAGSPLKPKEFLKHIETATGLLVERRLGIYEFAHQSFQDYLAAAQVKELNQEQILTKNVDNPWWTETIRFWASDADGTNLISAALEKATEESLALAYDCLAQGLTVKPKLEQQLEQVLAADLASPNPEIAQLAAEVKLSRRLNQLFRIDDRIEIGLSYITCAEYQLFLDETLAAGEYHQPDHWESKRFIALEGNQPITGIGASDAEAFCKWLTQNYSTPGFRYRLPTSDEAQEYQAIEQPVGCWCQEKEHNLIVGIKAAKWKNWQKQLANVVQLDIALDLNLNLEGELELFRYLDIQLYRYLELNLYQYRNLYQELEQNLDLDRYLYQNLEPYQDLYKDLNLGQYINLNPYLNFNLERYENPDLKLLRFYVLLVFIAWSVRADIYQKAATNPEILKPVHLTVQNCQEFSRKYASNRDKIAPIYTLFLLMDERRTGRMPAWEGIRVVREKKH; this is translated from the coding sequence ATGCCAGAAAACATGTCGGACAAGCCATCGTTCCAAAACAAGTCAAATGAGAAAGCTTTGGAACCAGAAGAAAACTTGGTCATGGGGTTGTGGGGAAAATTCACCTCACAGTTTCACGACGGAAAATCAACCTCACAGTTTCAAGACAAGTATTACCAAAGCTTAGTCTACGGTTTTCGTGACTTGAAGACGGTAGTGTTAAACACAAGGCTATCAAGGCTCTCATTCGAGCAGGTATTTGTCCCCCTAAGATTCGCTACAAAAATTCCAGGTAATAGACCTAACCCATGGACAAACTCCCATCAATCTCAGATCAGTCAGGAAATTTGGGATTTTATCGCCAAAATACCTAAAAGACCAGCCTATCGACATTTGGCAATCATTGCCCCCCCAGGGTCAGGAAAAACCACTACGTTGCAGCATTTGACCCTGACCTATGCCAACAATGCTCACCGCCAGTATAAAGCGCCAAAACTAATTCCTATACTGGTAGATTTGCGGAATAGTTGCGATCGCATTACTAGTGAGCAAACACCATTATTGGCACAGCTAGTTACGAAACAAGTTGAGGAAGGGTCATTACCAGGATTGGGTCAATCCGCAGGCTTGGAGAAACCTCCTGCTAATTGGTTTCGGGATCAGTTAGAAAATGGCAAATGCTTAGTGATGTTGGATGGGTTGGATGAAGTAGCTGATCCGGATCAGCGTCAGCAGGTGAGTCAATGGGTTAACCAGCAGATGCAAACCTATCCCCAAACTGCTTTTATCCTGACATATCGTCACCAGGGCTATCGTAGTATACTCGGGTCGCAGATCGAAACAGTTTTAGAAGTACAACCATTCAATTTCAACCAAATTCAGCAATTTATTCAGGGCTGGTATCCACAAACTAAGATTAGTAGTCGAGGAAAACAATTATCAGCTCAGAAGCAAGTTGAGGATTTAGTAGAGCGGATTAGAAATAATCCCTCGATAGCTTCAATGGCAAGCAACCCACTGCTGCTAACTATGATAGCTACCCTTCACGCTTGCGGTAGCATCTTATTACCAGAGCGTCGGGGAGAACTTTACAGCAAAATTTGCCATGTATTGCTGGAGGTGTCATCAGCTCAGAATATCCCTAGACCGCTAACAACTGTCCAAAAACAATCAGTGTTACAAAGACTAGCACTAGGGTTGATGGAACAGGAAACTTGTGAATTCACCCCATCTGATAGTCAAGAGCACCTAGCATCAGTGGCAGGGAGTCCGCTAAAACCAAAGGAATTTCTTAAGCATATAGAGACAGCTACTGGGTTATTAGTGGAAAGAAGGCTAGGGATTTACGAGTTTGCTCACCAGAGTTTTCAGGACTATTTAGCCGCTGCTCAGGTAAAGGAACTGAACCAAGAGCAGATCTTGACTAAAAACGTGGATAATCCCTGGTGGACTGAAACTATCCGCTTCTGGGCGTCGGATGCTGATGGCACTAACTTGATTAGTGCAGCCTTGGAAAAGGCTACAGAAGAGTCTTTAGCTCTTGCTTATGATTGCCTAGCGCAAGGGTTGACCGTTAAGCCTAAGCTAGAGCAACAACTTGAACAAGTCCTAGCAGCCGATTTAGCATCCCCTAATCCAGAAATTGCTCAGTTAGCTGCAGAGGTTAAGTTATCTAGGCGGTTGAATCAACTATTCCGGATTGATGACAGAATCGAAATTGGCTTGAGTTATATTACCTGTGCTGAGTATCAATTATTTTTGGATGAAACCCTAGCAGCAGGTGAGTATCATCAGCCAGATCATTGGGAAAGCAAACGGTTTATAGCGTTAGAGGGAAATCAGCCAATTACTGGAATTGGAGCTAGTGATGCCGAAGCATTTTGTAAATGGTTGACTCAAAACTACTCAACACCAGGATTCAGGTACAGATTGCCCACTTCCGATGAAGCACAGGAGTACCAAGCGATTGAACAGCCAGTAGGCTGCTGGTGCCAGGAAAAAGAACACAACCTGATTGTGGGCATAAAAGCAGCTAAGTGGAAAAATTGGCAAAAACAATTAGCTAATGTTGTTCAACTAGATATAGCTCTAGATTTAAACCTAAACTTGGAGGGGGAACTAGAACTGTTCCGATACCTAGATATCCAACTCTATCGATATTTAGAGCTTAACCTCTACCAATACCGAAATCTTTACCAAGAGCTTGAACAAAACCTCGACCTCGATCGATACCTTTACCAAAACCTTGAGCCATACCAAGACCTATACAAAGACCTCAACCTAGGTCAATATATCAACCTCAATCCCTACCTCAACTTCAACCTTGAGCGATACGAAAACCCAGATCTTAAATTACTTCGCTTCTATGTGCTGTTAGTATTTATTGCCTGGAGTGTGCGAGCTGATATTTATCAAAAAGCTGCTACCAATCCTGAAATCCTAAAACCTGTTCATTTGACGGTTCAAAATTGTCAAGAATTCAGCCGTAAATATGCCAGTAATAGGGATAAAATTGCTCCAATTTACACATTATTTTTATTAATGGATGAGCGACGAACTGGTCGAATGCCAGCTTGGGAGGGAATTCGGGTTGTTCGAGAAAAAAAACACTAA
- a CDS encoding RidA family protein, translating to MLEYITLPNNVLPPVAPYSHAVRAGDFLFVTGQLAEDPVTGKVIIGSIEEQTKQVMENLKLVLDHAGTSFAQVVMARIFVTDFRYYQTVNDLYVSYFNKNRLPCRTTVGVIGLAGNGDVEIDLIVYCGD from the coding sequence GTGCTGGAATATATCACTTTACCGAACAACGTTTTGCCACCTGTAGCTCCTTATTCCCACGCTGTTCGGGCAGGAGATTTTCTATTTGTGACGGGACAGCTAGCTGAAGACCCTGTCACTGGAAAAGTAATAATTGGGTCAATTGAGGAACAGACTAAACAGGTAATGGAAAACTTGAAGCTAGTTTTAGACCATGCTGGCACTAGCTTCGCTCAGGTAGTTATGGCTCGCATTTTTGTGACTGATTTTAGATACTACCAGACAGTTAATGACTTATATGTTTCTTATTTTAACAAGAATCGGTTACCTTGTCGAACAACGGTTGGAGTCATAGGTCTGGCTGGTAATGGTGATGTAGAAATTGATTTGATTGTTTATTGTGGTGATTAA
- a CDS encoding glycosyl transferase, translated as MSRPVLYIAITSHGFGHAVRSASVAAAIQRLCPDILLILVTTIPRWLLESYIPGDFIHRPRAFDVGVIQTDSLTMDKEVTLTKLQQIRSNARSIIASEVDFIRNNRVGLILADIPPLAVGIAQAADIPCWMMSNFGWDFIYRDWGGEFAEIADWISEYYGKCDRLFRLPLHEPMTAFTQITDVGLTGGSPGYSTDQLRKHFDLKSPEFKTALLTFGGLGLEQIPYHNLSRFPNWQFITFDSQAPDLPNLLKIKGHDYRPVDFMPLCSRVISKPGYSTFAEALRLDIPISSVTRSGFAEAAILIEGVQDYGHHQILTPTEFFHGKWEFLHHTPKPPRKSQSLVKDGTDKIAKDIVNYLQTYTK; from the coding sequence ATGTCTAGACCAGTTTTATACATCGCTATCACTAGCCACGGTTTTGGTCATGCTGTACGTAGTGCCTCCGTAGCTGCGGCTATTCAACGACTGTGTCCGGATATCTTACTGATTCTAGTAACAACAATACCACGCTGGTTATTAGAATCCTACATTCCCGGGGATTTTATTCATCGCCCACGGGCTTTTGATGTTGGTGTTATTCAAACCGACAGCTTAACAATGGATAAAGAGGTAACGTTAACCAAACTACAGCAAATTCGTTCCAATGCTAGATCAATAATTGCTAGTGAGGTTGACTTTATTCGTAACAATCGAGTCGGGCTGATCTTAGCTGATATTCCCCCCTTAGCTGTAGGTATTGCTCAAGCGGCTGACATTCCCTGTTGGATGATGAGTAATTTTGGCTGGGACTTCATCTATCGAGACTGGGGAGGAGAGTTTGCTGAGATTGCCGATTGGATCAGTGAGTATTATGGAAAATGCGATCGCTTATTTCGCCTTCCTTTACATGAACCCATGACCGCCTTCACCCAGATCACCGATGTGGGGTTAACAGGGGGATCCCCAGGCTACAGTACAGATCAATTAAGGAAGCATTTTGATCTGAAGTCTCCAGAGTTTAAAACTGCTTTACTTACCTTTGGGGGATTAGGGTTGGAACAAATTCCTTACCATAATCTATCTAGATTCCCTAACTGGCAATTTATCACATTTGACTCTCAAGCACCAGATTTACCCAATTTACTAAAAATCAAGGGTCACGACTATCGACCAGTGGATTTCATGCCCTTGTGCTCGCGAGTGATTTCCAAACCAGGATACAGTACTTTTGCTGAAGCCTTACGCCTGGATATACCTATTTCTTCAGTTACCCGCTCGGGATTTGCTGAAGCCGCTATCCTAATAGAAGGGGTGCAAGACTACGGTCACCACCAGATTTTAACACCGACAGAATTTTTCCACGGCAAGTGGGAATTCCTCCATCATACTCCCAAGCCTCCCAGAAAATCTCAAAGCTTGGTAAAGGATGGAACAGACAAGATTGCTAAAGATATTGTTAACTACCTCCAGACTTACACTAAATAG
- a CDS encoding secondary thiamine-phosphate synthase enzyme YjbQ, producing MTHYQQRLKIRTTGKSFSNITGKVQSVVATSGLETGLCTIFLRHTSASLVIQENADPDVLMDLSNFFAKLVPEDGKSYSHSAEGPDDMPAHIRTALTKTSEQIPIAQGRLLLGTWQGIYIWEHRRQAHYREVVVHIAGI from the coding sequence ATGACTCATTATCAACAACGACTCAAAATTAGGACTACCGGTAAATCGTTCTCCAACATTACCGGGAAAGTTCAATCCGTGGTTGCTACATCAGGACTCGAGACTGGATTGTGTACGATTTTCCTGCGTCATACCTCGGCAAGTTTGGTAATTCAGGAAAATGCTGATCCTGATGTGCTCATGGATTTATCAAACTTTTTTGCTAAATTAGTACCAGAAGATGGCAAAAGCTATAGCCATAGTGCGGAAGGTCCCGATGATATGCCTGCTCATATCCGCACTGCACTGACCAAAACATCGGAACAGATTCCTATTGCTCAAGGGAGATTGCTCCTGGGAACCTGGCAAGGCATTTATATTTGGGAGCATCGCCGACAGGCTCACTACCGGGAGGTGGTGGTGCATATTGCAGGGATTTAA
- a CDS encoding DUF3146 family protein, translated as MSAKGLPETTAYVRITRHCWQQGKIEGEVQAADYEWEFQWHFRISQLLVTPSLGRALIQEPLGRFLEQWDYQLEPGGNYAFTIRAEL; from the coding sequence GTGAGTGCAAAGGGTTTGCCTGAAACCACTGCCTACGTCAGAATTACGCGGCACTGCTGGCAACAGGGCAAGATTGAAGGGGAAGTCCAAGCCGCAGACTATGAATGGGAGTTTCAATGGCATTTTCGGATAAGTCAGCTGTTAGTCACCCCCTCTCTAGGCCGTGCCTTGATTCAGGAACCCCTTGGCAGATTTTTAGAACAGTGGGATTACCAGCTCGAACCAGGAGGAAACTATGCTTTTACCATTCGAGCTGAACTCTAG
- a CDS encoding pre-16S rRNA-processing nuclease YqgF: MILGFDPGRDKCGVAVMEKEGQVLTHEVVASGNAIAKLQQLCQQFPIETIVMGDQTTAKRWKRKIQEELPASVPIVLVDERYSSLEARPRYWQMYPPKGFQRLIPQGMRQPPRPIDDIVAILLIERYIIKSKS; encoded by the coding sequence ATGATTTTAGGCTTCGATCCAGGACGAGATAAATGTGGTGTAGCAGTAATGGAGAAAGAAGGTCAGGTGCTAACCCATGAGGTAGTGGCTTCAGGAAATGCGATCGCAAAACTCCAGCAACTGTGTCAACAATTCCCCATTGAAACCATTGTGATGGGAGACCAAACTACTGCCAAGAGATGGAAACGGAAAATCCAGGAGGAATTACCAGCATCAGTACCTATTGTCCTGGTAGATGAGCGCTACAGTAGTTTAGAAGCTCGCCCACGCTACTGGCAAATGTATCCTCCCAAAGGGTTCCAACGCCTTATCCCCCAAGGAATGCGCCAACCTCCTCGACCCATTGATGATATTGTGGCAATTTTGTTAATCGAGCGCTATATAATCAAAAGCAAAAGCTAA
- a CDS encoding class I SAM-dependent methyltransferase — translation MGERNLQTTPLHQMNPESRFSELVTDYAKYRPSYPAAAIDKILEGLENRGQLLAADIGAGTGISSRLLAQRGVRVIAIEPNTQMREAASTDPLVEFRNGTAQQTNLPDASIDLVACFQSFHWFDPEPSLLEFRRILKPTGKLAVVWNDRNRQDDFTQGYSHLVQIASNHHPAESRMCSVDPLLASPLFPNVYSYTFSYQQALDKDGLIGRAMSVSYIPREGLAHQKLISDLQELYNSWCDEKGLVYLTYRTKVYVAQSQC, via the coding sequence ATGGGCGAAAGGAACCTTCAGACAACACCATTACACCAGATGAACCCAGAGAGTCGATTTTCTGAACTGGTGACAGATTATGCCAAATACCGACCCAGTTACCCAGCTGCAGCTATCGACAAGATTCTGGAAGGACTTGAGAACAGAGGGCAACTGCTAGCTGCGGATATTGGTGCAGGAACAGGAATTTCCTCTCGGCTACTAGCTCAACGGGGAGTGCGAGTTATTGCCATCGAACCCAATACTCAGATGAGAGAAGCTGCTAGCACCGATCCATTGGTTGAATTCCGGAATGGAACTGCTCAACAGACCAACTTACCTGATGCATCTATTGACTTAGTCGCTTGCTTTCAATCCTTCCATTGGTTTGATCCAGAGCCAAGTTTGCTAGAGTTTCGCCGTATCCTGAAGCCTACTGGAAAATTAGCTGTGGTATGGAATGACCGCAACCGTCAAGATGATTTTACCCAAGGCTATAGTCATCTAGTGCAAATCGCCTCCAATCATCATCCCGCCGAATCCCGTATGTGTTCGGTAGACCCCTTGCTAGCTAGTCCATTGTTTCCCAATGTCTATTCCTACACCTTTTCTTATCAGCAAGCGCTAGACAAAGATGGTCTGATTGGTCGTGCTATGAGCGTCTCCTATATCCCACGGGAAGGATTAGCGCACCAGAAACTTATCTCTGATTTGCAGGAATTGTACAACAGCTGGTGTGATGAAAAAGGTTTAGTTTACTTGACGTATCGTACCAAGGTTTACGTAGCTCAATCTCAGTGCTAA
- the hypA gene encoding hydrogenase maturation nickel metallochaperone HypA produces MHETDMTKALIVTLRNWWQAQPERPKISCVHLTVGQFSGVEPVSLEFAFKAQISNTFLSGAKLVIQETPLIAFCHNCQQDYRPNIDSQYACPKCKSPMEDIRSGRELKIDRLEYCGSAVEPNVAEL; encoded by the coding sequence ATGCATGAGACTGACATGACTAAGGCACTAATTGTGACCTTGCGCAATTGGTGGCAAGCACAGCCAGAGCGACCCAAAATTTCCTGTGTGCATCTGACAGTAGGCCAGTTCAGTGGCGTCGAACCCGTGAGTTTGGAATTCGCCTTTAAAGCTCAAATTTCCAACACCTTTTTGTCTGGTGCGAAACTGGTGATTCAGGAAACCCCATTAATTGCCTTTTGCCATAACTGTCAACAAGACTATCGGCCTAATATTGATAGTCAATACGCTTGCCCAAAATGTAAATCACCAATGGAAGACATCCGCTCTGGGCGAGAATTAAAGATTGACCGACTCGAATACTGTGGCTCTGCTGTTGAACCCAATGTAGCAGAGCTTTGA